One stretch of Symbiobacterium terraclitae DNA includes these proteins:
- the ybaK gene encoding Cys-tRNA(Pro) deacylase, whose product MKTIAARILDQLKIPYELREYEWSEEEMDAVSVARKIGLPPEQVFKTLVVRGDRTGVLVASIPGSAELDLKRLAAVSGNKKVEMVPVKEIQGLTGYIRGGVSPLGMKKQYPYYLDETAEIIDQLAVSAGQRGLQLVLSGPDLIRATGATLADLSR is encoded by the coding sequence ATGAAGACGATTGCCGCCCGCATCCTCGACCAGCTGAAGATCCCCTACGAGCTCCGGGAGTACGAGTGGAGCGAGGAGGAGATGGACGCCGTCTCCGTCGCCCGCAAGATCGGCCTGCCGCCGGAGCAGGTCTTCAAGACACTGGTCGTACGGGGCGACCGGACCGGCGTGCTGGTTGCCTCCATCCCCGGCAGCGCCGAGCTGGACCTGAAGCGGCTGGCGGCCGTCAGCGGCAACAAGAAGGTCGAGATGGTGCCCGTGAAGGAGATTCAGGGCTTGACCGGCTACATCCGGGGCGGCGTCTCGCCCCTCGGCATGAAGAAGCAGTACCCCTACTACCTGGATGAGACCGCCGAGATCATCGACCAGCTGGCGGTGAGCGCCGGCCAGCGGGGGCTGCAGCTGGTGCTCAGCGGCCCCGACCTGATCCGGGCGACGGGGGCGACGCTCGCGGACCTCAGCCGGTGA
- the rimO gene encoding 30S ribosomal protein S12 methylthiotransferase RimO, which translates to MTDRPTTALPGAQVAGRPVKVGFISLGCAKNLVDTESMIGLLQNTGYQITNREEEADVLVVNTCGFIEEAKRESIEAILEAAQQKTAGRCQALVVAGCMVPRYGEELAREIPEIDALVGTADYPRIGEVVAGILAGQRVQQISDPDAITDWNFERVLATPGYTAYIKIAEGCDCACAFCSIPLMRGRHRSRPMESILDEARRLAQMGVRELVVISQDTTYYGIDLYKKPMLASLLRELARVESIRWIRIHYSYPTRITDELIEVIATEPKVLNYLDLPLQHGSNRLLRIMNRPANAEGYLKLVQKLRERIPDICLRSTFIAGHPGETEADFQMLLDFLKACEFDHVGVFAYSQEEDTKSGKMEQLPEELRIARRDQAMAVQQEIARKRNQAQVGRELEVLVEGRSPRGRGWFVGRCYRQSPGIDGVVLFQAPVHAQLKPGDMVQVAITGVQDYDLLGRTTEPLTVDGAVMEEDLSLPVFTPGRHQ; encoded by the coding sequence TTGACCGACCGCCCCACGACCGCCCTGCCCGGCGCCCAGGTCGCCGGCCGCCCGGTGAAGGTGGGCTTCATCTCCCTCGGCTGCGCCAAGAACCTGGTGGACACCGAGTCGATGATCGGCCTGCTGCAGAACACCGGCTACCAGATCACCAACCGGGAAGAGGAGGCCGACGTCCTGGTCGTCAACACCTGCGGCTTCATCGAGGAGGCCAAGCGGGAGTCGATCGAGGCCATCCTCGAGGCGGCGCAGCAGAAGACGGCGGGCCGGTGCCAGGCCCTGGTGGTGGCGGGATGCATGGTGCCCCGTTACGGCGAGGAGCTGGCCCGGGAGATCCCCGAGATCGACGCCCTGGTAGGCACGGCCGACTACCCGCGCATCGGCGAGGTGGTGGCCGGCATCCTGGCGGGCCAGCGGGTGCAGCAGATCTCCGACCCCGACGCCATCACGGACTGGAACTTCGAGCGGGTGCTGGCCACGCCGGGCTACACCGCCTACATCAAGATCGCCGAGGGCTGCGACTGCGCCTGCGCCTTCTGCTCCATCCCGCTCATGCGTGGGCGCCACCGGTCGCGGCCCATGGAGTCGATCCTCGACGAGGCCCGGCGCCTGGCCCAGATGGGCGTGCGGGAGCTGGTCGTCATCTCGCAGGACACGACCTACTACGGCATCGACCTGTACAAGAAGCCCATGCTGGCCAGCCTGCTCCGGGAGCTGGCGCGGGTGGAGTCCATTCGCTGGATCCGCATCCACTACTCCTACCCGACCCGCATCACCGACGAACTGATCGAGGTCATCGCCACCGAGCCCAAGGTGCTCAACTACCTGGACCTGCCGCTGCAGCACGGCTCGAACCGCCTGCTGCGCATCATGAACCGCCCCGCCAACGCAGAGGGCTACCTGAAGCTCGTGCAGAAGCTGCGGGAGCGGATTCCCGACATCTGCCTGCGCTCCACCTTCATCGCCGGCCACCCGGGCGAGACCGAGGCGGACTTCCAGATGCTGCTGGACTTCCTCAAGGCTTGCGAGTTCGACCACGTCGGCGTCTTTGCCTACTCCCAGGAGGAGGACACGAAGTCGGGCAAGATGGAGCAGCTTCCGGAGGAACTCCGCATCGCCCGGCGGGACCAGGCGATGGCCGTCCAGCAGGAGATCGCCCGAAAGCGGAACCAGGCGCAGGTGGGCCGGGAGCTGGAGGTGCTGGTGGAGGGCCGCTCCCCCCGGGGCCGCGGCTGGTTCGTGGGCCGCTGCTACCGGCAGTCGCCGGGCATCGACGGGGTCGTGCTCTTCCAGGCGCCGGTCCACGCCCAGCTGAAACCGGGCGACATGGTGCAGGTGGCCATCACCGGCGTGCAGGACTACGACCTGCTGGGCCGCACCACCGAGCCGCTGACGGTGGACGGCGCCGTGATGGAGGAGGACCTGTCGCTGCCGGTGTTCACGCCCGGGCGGCACCAGTAG
- a CDS encoding O-methyltransferase gives MDATWRALDAYFAAHLGFSDPVLEEVLQTNAQHKLPAIGVAPNQGKLLYLLAKMQGARRILEIGTLGGYSTIWLGRALPPDGLLVSLELVPRYAEVARRNIARAGLADRVKVLAGRALDRLPLLEGQGYPPFDLIFIDADKENSLYYAMWALQYSRPGTVILFDNVIRGGQVLYANSTDPRVQGIRRMMEYLSKEPRIEATAIQTVGAEGYDGFLLARVKESDDDSRQAAGVHR, from the coding sequence ATGGACGCCACGTGGAGGGCCCTGGATGCGTACTTCGCGGCGCACCTCGGGTTCAGCGACCCGGTTTTGGAGGAGGTCCTGCAGACGAACGCGCAGCATAAGCTGCCTGCCATCGGCGTTGCGCCGAACCAGGGCAAGCTGCTCTACTTGCTCGCGAAGATGCAGGGGGCCAGACGCATTCTCGAAATCGGCACGCTGGGTGGGTACAGCACCATCTGGCTCGGTCGTGCCCTGCCGCCGGACGGCCTGCTGGTCTCGCTCGAACTGGTGCCCCGGTACGCGGAAGTGGCCAGGCGCAACATCGCCCGTGCGGGCCTCGCCGATCGGGTCAAGGTCCTGGCCGGGCGTGCGCTGGACAGGCTGCCGCTGCTGGAGGGGCAGGGGTATCCCCCGTTTGACCTGATCTTCATCGACGCCGACAAGGAAAACAGCCTCTACTACGCGATGTGGGCGCTCCAGTACTCCCGTCCGGGCACCGTCATCCTCTTTGATAACGTCATCCGCGGCGGACAGGTGCTGTATGCGAACTCCACCGACCCACGCGTGCAGGGCATCAGGCGGATGATGGAATACCTGTCCAAGGAGCCGAGGATCGAGGCCACGGCCATCCAGACCGTGGGGGCGGAGGGGTACGATGGCTTTCTGCTCGCACGCGTGAAGGAGTCCGACGACGACTCGAGGCAGGCCGCAGGTGTACACCGCTAG